A DNA window from marine bacterium B5-7 contains the following coding sequences:
- the pfp gene encoding pyrophosphate--fructose 6-phosphate 1-phosphotransferase: MKNAFYAQSGGVTSVINASACGLIQAAKKHGIKVFAGKNGILGALNEELIDTSLESDETIAALRHTPSGAFGSCRYKLKSIEENRAEYERLIEVFKAHDIGYFFYNGGGDSQDTANKVAQFSLQQDYPITCIGIPKTVDNDLPLTDTCPGFGSVAKYVSVSIREAGLDVASMAATSTKVFIMEVMGRHAGWIAAAGGLASEADSQPPHIILFPEIPFEEKAFMQRVDHCVKEHGYCVIVVSEGVRNHEGKFLSDAGLKDAFGHTQLGGVAPVLAQLIKSQLGYKYHWAVADYLQRAARHIASKTDVDQAYALGKAAMDAAIAGKNAVMMTVERDQNWPYQWHIGEAPLEDVANVEKAMPRDFISEDGFHITDICKTYLKPLIQGEDYPPYQDGLPCYVTLKNQLREKQCETWKAKA; encoded by the coding sequence ATGAAGAACGCTTTCTACGCACAATCCGGTGGTGTCACATCAGTCATTAATGCGTCGGCTTGTGGATTAATTCAAGCCGCCAAAAAACATGGCATTAAAGTCTTTGCCGGAAAAAATGGTATCTTGGGCGCCCTCAACGAGGAATTGATCGACACAAGTCTGGAAAGCGATGAAACCATCGCAGCGCTGCGCCACACACCATCAGGTGCATTTGGATCATGTCGTTACAAATTAAAAAGCATCGAAGAGAACCGTGCGGAATACGAGCGCCTCATTGAAGTATTCAAAGCGCATGACATCGGTTATTTTTTCTATAATGGTGGTGGTGACTCACAGGACACAGCGAACAAAGTCGCACAATTTAGTTTACAGCAAGACTACCCCATTACTTGCATTGGTATTCCAAAAACAGTTGATAATGATCTGCCACTGACGGACACCTGTCCCGGCTTTGGTTCTGTTGCAAAATACGTTTCAGTTTCTATACGTGAAGCGGGTTTAGATGTTGCTTCTATGGCTGCAACCTCAACAAAAGTGTTTATTATGGAAGTGATGGGCCGTCATGCCGGTTGGATTGCTGCTGCTGGCGGTTTGGCCAGCGAAGCTGATAGCCAACCACCGCATATCATCTTATTTCCTGAAATTCCTTTTGAAGAAAAAGCCTTCATGCAGCGCGTTGATCACTGCGTTAAAGAGCATGGTTACTGTGTGATTGTTGTCTCAGAAGGTGTACGCAACCATGAGGGAAAATTTCTTTCAGACGCCGGTTTAAAAGATGCCTTCGGCCACACACAACTCGGTGGGGTTGCGCCGGTGCTAGCACAATTAATTAAAAGCCAACTCGGTTACAAATACCACTGGGCTGTTGCTGATTATTTGCAGCGCGCTGCACGTCACATTGCGTCAAAAACCGATGTAGACCAAGCTTATGCACTAGGGAAAGCGGCCATGGATGCTGCCATTGCAGGTAAAAATGCCGTGATGATGACCGTCGAACGAGATCAGAACTGGCCTTATCAATGGCATATTGGCGAAGCACCGTTAGAAGACGTCGCCAACGTCGAAAAAGCCATGCCACGAGACTTTATCAGTGAAGATGGATTCCACATCACAGATATCTGCAAAA